In Microbacterium sp. No. 7, the genomic window CTTTTGAAGTCCCGCGGTCTCGTAATTCGCGTTCACGTCCATGCGGCCGAATGTGTCTGCTCGATCCTCCGAGCCGACATCTTCGAAAGAGGCCACCATGCACCGCGCCACCCTGCCCGCCGCCGCCCTGCTCGGCATCACCGCCCTCGCCCTCACCGGCTGCCAGGGCGCCAGCGCCGGAGAGGTCCCGGCCGAGACCGCCGATCCCGACGCCCCCATCACGATGGCCACGCTGCCGCTCGGCGACGACCCGACCGCGGTCAACCCGATCGACGTGTTCGCGGAGCTCTTCGAGGAGGCGACGGGCCGCACCGTCGAGATCGTCGACGTGCCCGACTACCTGAGCGTCGTCGAGGCGATCCGCGCCGACCACGTCGACATCGGCATCATGAGCGGCTTCCCGTCGGCCCTCGCCGTCAACACGGGCAAGGTCGACGCCGTCGTCGCGTTCGGCGGCGACGACAACCCGGTGTCGACGTGCGTCGTGCTCGAGGACTCGCCCGTCACCACGCTCGACGACCTCAAGGGCAAGACCGTCGCGTTCGCCGACCAGGCGTCGAGCTCGGGATACTTCATGCCCGTCTACATGCTGCACGAGGCCGGGCTGGAGCAGGGCACCGACTACAAGGCCATCTTCGCGGGCGGCCACGAGGGCAGCTTCGCCGCCCTCGCGCAGGGCCAGGTCGACGCCGCGTGCACCGCGATCATGCTCACGCAGCTGGGCAAGCCCATGTTCCCCTTCGAGGAGGGCGAGTGGCGCGCCGTCGGCGAGAGCCCGTCGATGAGCGTGCAGGGGGCCGTTCTCGGCCGTCAGTCGCTCGACGCGGAGACCCGCAAGACCGTCGCCGAAGGCATCGCCGCCGTCTTCTCCGCCGAGAACGCCGAGGCGCTCGGCGCGTTCGGCTCGTTCGTCGGCCTGGAGCAGATCGTCGCGCCGGATGCCGCGCTCTTCGCGCCGTTCGCCGAGATCGCCGGCGTCGCGGGCGTCGAGCTGAAGGACCTGCAGTGAGCACAGCGATCCCCGGCGAGGCGCACACCGCCGCGCCCGCAGCGCCCGCCGCTCCCGCGACGACGGCGGAGATGCGCCAGGCGCTGCCGCTCGTGTCGGTCGCAGGCCTGCAGGTCGCCTACGACGACCGG contains:
- the phnD gene encoding phosphate/phosphite/phosphonate ABC transporter substrate-binding protein, whose amino-acid sequence is MHRATLPAAALLGITALALTGCQGASAGEVPAETADPDAPITMATLPLGDDPTAVNPIDVFAELFEEATGRTVEIVDVPDYLSVVEAIRADHVDIGIMSGFPSALAVNTGKVDAVVAFGGDDNPVSTCVVLEDSPVTTLDDLKGKTVAFADQASSSGYFMPVYMLHEAGLEQGTDYKAIFAGGHEGSFAALAQGQVDAACTAIMLTQLGKPMFPFEEGEWRAVGESPSMSVQGAVLGRQSLDAETRKTVAEGIAAVFSAENAEALGAFGSFVGLEQIVAPDAALFAPFAEIAGVAGVELKDLQ